A single region of the Macrobrachium rosenbergii isolate ZJJX-2024 chromosome 5, ASM4041242v1, whole genome shotgun sequence genome encodes:
- the LOC136838751 gene encoding ATP-binding cassette sub-family F member 1, translating to MPPKKGKKGKNKDDWESDQEETKTKAKIVDSDDESTPSVTANQKKNKKKKGKNKHEESDEEVISTTVNDEDDGKKKGKKKKGGKGKNDLSDDEVSNTTVTTPKQVDNSQKKGKGKKKGKKDNWSDDDDDKVIDINKMSHSEDESKLEDKAPGKQPKKKKEKKKKGKKDEDWEEEEEKLAEKMINLQVASDEEEEEFAPKIQQKNKKQKQKKSKKKVQESSEEEDLDDMGDEEDEEEEEKEVEVKKEVQPPKEEVPVIEVPQEKTNQKEETEKDEKKSKGKEESKKGKEKSPTPDSESTEVENEEEPTTLDDEEDDEEEEEEESEEAKLKRKRAEEREALKKLSHKERKKMKQKLEYERQMATMLVKGGHGTSALDDTFAVSQAEKSEKQQSQMENAVDIKIENFSISAKGKALFTNASLLIANGRRYGLVGPNGHGKTTLLRHIQSRALNIPPNIDVLYCEQEVIADDTPAIDVVLKADEKRNSLIKERDQLEADMKKKNKTVDMDRLQDVYDELKAIGADTAEPKARRILAGLGFTKEMQGRATKNFSGGWRMRVSLARALFMEPTLLMLDEPTNHLDLNAVIWLDNYLQGWKKTLLVVSHDQSFLDNVCTDIIHLDQCKLFYYKGNYSMFKKMLVQKRREQLKAYEKQEKKIKEMKASGATKKQAEKKTKEALTRKQEKNRAKNKKDEDEDGPMELLLRPQEYIVKFNFPEPPPLQPPILGLYNVTFSYEGHKPLFKKVDFGIDMESRIAIVGPNGVGKSTFLKLLVGELTPTEGEVRKNHRLKIGRYDQHSGEHLTAEESPSEYLMRLFNLQYEKARKSLGTFGLASHAHTIKNKDLSGGQKARVALAELCLSSPDVLILDEPTNNLDIESIDALAEAISEYKGGVIIVSHDERLIRETDCTLWVIEEQTINEIEGDFDDYRKELLEELGEEINNPSIAAHNAADL from the exons ATGCCTCccaagaaaggaaagaagggCAAGAACAAGGATGACTGGGAGTCTGACCAAGAGGAGACGAAGACGAAGGCGAAGATAGTGGACAGCGATGACGAAAGTACTCCATCTGTCACTGCTAaccagaagaaaaacaagaaaaagaaaggcaagAATAAACATGAGGAAAGCGACGAGGAGGTAATAAGCACAACAGTGAACGATGAAGACGatgggaagaaaaagggaaagaaaaagaaaggtggaAAGGGGAAGAATGACTTGAGTGATGACGAGGTGTCCAACACCACTGTCACTACCCCAAAGCAGGTTGACAATTCGCagaagaaagggaaagggaagaagaagggtAAGAAAGATAACTGgagtgatgatgacgatgacaaaGTCATCGACATTAACAAGATGAGTCACAGCGAGGACGAGTCTAAGCTCGAAGACAAGGCCCCTGGCAAGCAaccgaagaagaaaaaggaaaagaagaaaaagggcaAGAAAGATGAAGactgggaagaggaggaagagaaactgGCAGAGAAGATGATCAATCTGCAGGTTGCAagtgacgaggaggaggaggagtttgcGCCCAAAATCcaacagaagaataaaaagcagaaacagaagaaatcaaagaagaaaGTTCAGGAGAGCTCAGAGGAAGAAGATCTGGATGACATGGGggatgaagaagatgaggaggaagaggaaaaggaggtggAAGTGAAGAAGGAGGTACAGCCCCCCAAGGAGGAGGTACCTGTCATTGAAGTTCCTCAGGAAAAAACGAACCAGAAGGAAGAAactgagaaagatgaaaaaaagagcaaaggaaaggaagagtccaagaagggaaaagaaaagtcTCCCACTCCCGATTCAGAATCTACGGAAGTAGAAAATGAGGAGGAGCCTACCACATTAGACgatgaggaagatgatgaagaggaagaggaggaagaaagtgaAGAGGCAAAACTCAAGCGGAAAAGGGCCGAAG agagagaggcCCTGAAGAAGCTTTCCcataaggagagaaagaaaatgaagcagaAATTAGAATATGAGAGGCAGATGGCCACCATGCTAGTAAAAGGTGGTCATGGCACCTCTGCCCTTGATGACACCTTTGCCGTTTCACAGGCAGAGAAGTCAGAGAAGCAGCAAAGTCAAATGGAAAATGCTGTCGATATAAAG ATTGAAAACTTCAGCATTTCAGCAAAGGGTAAGGCCCTGTTTACTAATGCTTCCCTCCTCATTGCCAATGGTCGTAGATATGGCCTTGTTGGACCAAATGG TCATGGTAAAACTACGCTGCTTCGCCACATACAATCAAGAGCCCTTAACATTCCCCCTAATATAGATGTCTTATACTGTGAACAA GAAGTAATTGCTGATGACACTCCTGCCATAGATGTAGTCTTGAAAGCTGACGAGAAACGTAATAGTCTTATAAAAGAGAGGGATCAGCTCGAAgcagatatgaaaaagaaaaacaaaacagttgaTATGGATCGTTTGCAGGATGTTTATGATGAACTCAAGGCCATTGGAGCTGACACAGCTGAGCCAAAAGCAAGGAG aattCTTGCTGGTCTTGGCTTCACAAAAGAGATGCAGGGTAGAGCCACAAAGAATTTCTCTGGTGGATGGAGAATGAGGGTGTCATTAGCCAGAGCTCTGTTCATGGAACCTACGCTTCTCATGCTTGATGAACCTACAAATCATCTTGATCTTAATGCTGTTATTTGGTTAGATAATTACTTACAG GGTTGGAAGAAGACACTGTTAGTTGTTTCCCACGACCAATCTTTTCTTGACAATGTTTGTACTGATATCATTCATTTAGACCAGTGTAAGCTCTTCTATTATAAGGGAAATTATTCTATGTTTAAAAAG ATGTTGGTCCAGAAACGTAGGGAACAATTAAAGGCTTATGAAaagcaggaaaagaaaataaaggagatgaaagcTTCAGGAGCCACCAAGAAGCAAGCT GAAAAGAAGACCAAGGAAGCTCTTACTAGGAAACAAGAAAAGAATCGTGCTAAGAACAAgaaggatgaagatgaagatggcCCTATGGAACTGTTGCTCCGGCCACAGGAGTATATTGTCAAGTTCAACTTCCCTGAACCACCACCTCTTCAGCCTCCAATTCTTGGACTGTACAACGTTACATTTTCGTATGAAGGTCATAAGCCTCTTTTTAAGAAAGTTGACTTTGGTATTGACATGGAGAGCCGTATCGCAATTGTGGGTCCTAATGGCGTGGGAAAATCCACATTCTTGAAATTACTTGTTGGGGAGCTGACCCCCACAGAAGGTGAAGTTCGTAAGAATCACCGTTTGAAGATTGGACGATATGACCAGCATTCCGGTGAGCATTTAACTGCTGAAGAATCTCCATCAGAATACTTAATGAGACTTTTCAACTTACAGTATGAGAAAGCTAGAAAATCCCTTGGTACATTTGGTCTGGCTTCTCATGCCCATACTATCAAAAATAAAGATCTCTCTGGAGGTCAAAAAGCCCGTGTTGCTCTAGCTGAACTATGCTTGTCGTCTCCTGATGTACTGATTCTCGATGAACCTACCAACAACTTAGACATTGAAAGTATTGATGCCTTGGCAGAAGCCATTTCAGAATATAAGGGTGGTGTTATCATAGTTTCCCACGATGAACGCTTAATCCGTGAAACAGACTGTACTTTGTGGGTCATTGAAGAACAGACAATTAATGAAATAGAAGGTGACTTTGATGATTATCGTAAAGAGTTGTTGGAGGAACTTGGTGAAGAAATCAATAATCCTAGCATTGCAGCGCACAATGCTGCTGACCTGTAA